The sequence below is a genomic window from Gadus morhua chromosome 12, gadMor3.0, whole genome shotgun sequence.
aacattttcttttgattTTGGACTGCCAGCTGGACTGTgtttaactaatgttaatgagTAACCAACTACTTTAGCTCATTTAACAGACTTGCCTAAGGATAGGCATAGGTGACTGACCACAAGTTCATTGTGTCTTTGGCTTCTGCCTCAGACAATTATTTAACAATGGGGGAACTGAATAGACCAGACTATTTTCCACCCGAGTATTTGCTCCTCCTTTGTCTCCTAGGCATCGACTCGTTTAAGGGAGTGTACTTCCACAGTCGCGACTACAAGACCCCTGAGCAGTGGAGGAACAAGAAGGTGGTAGTGATTGGAATAGGAAACTCGGGAGGAGACATCGCTGTGGAACTCAGCAGGTTCAGCAAGCAGGTTCATCAAACTTTGTCTTTTATAGTTGCCTGACATCGCTATACCTAATGCATATTAGTCTGGAACCTCGCACGTGTTTGGATAGACACCAAATCAATGCTGTTTACTTTTTATGATCCCACTAGCAGGAGGGGAAAAGGAGACCGTACAACACTGAGTCCCCCTATAGGCACCCTAAAAGGTCAATCTTAGGGGGGAAGCTCAAACCCataaaaggggacatattatgaaaacaacacttttcctgggatttggagtgttgttttgggtctcgtGCTCCcagacgcatacaaactttgaagaAAGTCCTTGcttgattttttgagtgacatatgcatttctgaaagttccccgcctacagttaccaaagcGAACGCGCGAGTcagttttggcgccccctcctacgtagggaggagggggaggagacagataCCAGGGAATGCCAAGCTTGAGCcatttcgcaaccaaaaacagtggttaccgccgatatTTTATCATAgactgttagatttaaacagcaaagatagacatgttagaagtcaacaacagcaatttaaaattccaaaaatacatctATACTTTCAAGATATAATGCCCCATATGGTGTGCATTGGagtgaacattttcttttgaatTAGGACAGCCAGCTGGACTGTgtttaactaatgttaatgagTAACCAACTACTTTAGCTCATTTAACTGACTTGCCTAAGGATAGGCATGTGGAACTCAGCAGGTTCAGCAAGCAGGTTCATCAAACTTTGTCTTTTATAATTGCCAGACATCGCTATACCTAATGCAtattagtctggaacctctcaGTTTCGCACGGGTTTGGATAGACACCAAATCATAGCATAAAAAAAACTTGTGATGTGGTGCTGAGAGCTGCATTGGTAAACATAACTTTAAATCAAGTACAAATTACACCATACATTTGGTTAGcaggtggcaggcaggcaggtaggacccaaacgcagacagtTCGagtaaaggataatttattaactcaaaaaggcaaggaacacgggtgacgcgggtaacatagggaacaccgggaacacaggtaacacacaggacagaactcaccacaaacttAAAATGacccgacaaggaacaaaggaaagacaagggcttaaataccaaacacacacagggcacgcaacgagtaacagctgagacacattagggagggagcagtaatcacacaggagggaaacctgacatggggagaaacaagaccgataccaaagtaaaacacgtaacacaccaaaacaagacaaggaaacagacagaccatgacaacatttctttcttttcatcAAATGTTTAGCAATAGATATAATTTTTCAAAATATAAATTCCAGTTTAATCCTGCAATGGTAGTCGATTCAACAGATCATTCAACATCatcggcagccatcttggtcaTCTACTTATCTTTAAAATTTGCCAAATTTCTGTCTGAAAGGGAGGGAAGGCCAAATCATTGGCCACAACAAATTAAATATGAGCATCCAGATTCGTTTGGTTCCCAGGCTGCCTTTATAGACCCATAAATGCTTTCTAAAGCCTAGACTGGAATTGCTAAATGTGTTACCCATTTTCACATAAAATCTAATTTTTTTATGTAAACCTCtctttgacatttaaatgaTATCTATGCCTACCTTTTCGATGTAATAAATGACAGATCGATTGATGTGTTTTCAGGTTTACCTGAGCACTCGAAGGGGTGCTTGGATCCTAAATCGAGTTGGAGACAATGGCTGGCCTCTGGATCTGTCCTTCAACAGGATCCTCAATTATGCGAAATTGCTCCTCCCATTTAATGTCTTCTGCAGCCTGGGGGAGAGAGCTCTCAACCAACGGTTCAACCACAGCTTGTACAATCTAAAGCCAAAACACAGGTAGCCCCATGATCATCTGCCCAGTCATGTTCTAACACTGTTTTCTTCATATATCCTAAGCCTAACTGAAAGAAATCTTACAGGTTATTCAATCAACATCCAACCCTCAATGATGATCTGCCCAACCGCATTCTGTCCGGAACAGTTCAGGTGAAACCAAACATCCACCGATTCCAAGGATCCAGCGTGGAGTTTGACGATGGCAGTGTTGTCGATGATATTGACCTGGTGGTAGGTGTGATGAAATCACACAATGTCTCAATGGCCACAGTTCTATTACCCAATTCCGTACTATTGATCATATTATCATTGTGATCCCCTTGTGTTGCAGGTATTTGCCACTGGGTACAGCTTTTCATTTCCGTTTCTCGCCTCCAATGTGCTGCCAGTCTCTGGGAACAAGGCCTCACTTTATAAGTACGTGTTCCCTCCGGATTTGGAGAGGAACACGCTGGCCGTCATTGGACTTGTGCAGCCGCTGGGAGCCATCATGCCCATCTCTGAGATCCAGGCCCGGTGGGCCACCCGTGTCTTCAAAGGTGACACGTGCTCTATTTGTCTAAACGTCTCAAGTCACCCTGTTCTCCACCTACAATGGAAACCACTCAAACTCAATGATATTTTTATTCCACACAGGATGTTCTAAGTGTCCTTCGGTCGCCGCCATGCTGAAAGAGGTTGAGTGCAAGCAGGAGACCATGGCCAGAAGGTATTGCGATGAGTGAAGTCTACCAATGGTGCTGGTTTGGTTAAACATGTGGTTTTAACACACGTTTCTGTCTCAGGTACGTATCCAGTCCAAGGCACACCATCCAGGTTGACTTTGTCGACTACATGGATGAGGTAGCAGACCAGTTTGGGGTGCGACCCAGTATTCTCAGGCTGTTTCTGACCGACCCCAGAGTGGCACTCAGTGTACTGTTCggcccctccaccccctaccAGTACCGTCTGAGAGGTCCAGGAAAGTGGGCCGGGGCTCGTCAGGCTATTCTGACACAGTGGGACAGGGTGATCCAACCCATGATGACCAATGGATGTAATCACCCTGAGCCCAAGCGCTCTGTCCTAGTGCCCTTGGCTCTGCTGGCTACTGCGCTGGGTGTGGCTTCCTATTATAACAGGAACAGCCTCCCCTCCATACTGCAGGACCCGTCTGCACTTCTGGACAGGATCAAGCGCTTTGTTCCTGCATGGGGAGCTGGAAGTAGTTCTTAAAGACAAGGTGCAATGCTCCTCCTAAAATTTAGGAAGGACGTCATTATGGTAATTCAGGGTTTGTTTGCTATATTCTTTAGTCTATTGGGTTAGGCTGACGTATCCATTTTAGAAAATGATTCATTTTATTCAGCGTCTTTTGTaaagtttttttaataaatgtcaTGTAAACAATATTTCTTTCACACAAATGCTTTGAACATATACATTATCCAGGATTTTTTACTCTTGTCTTatacacttgatttcattgctgctttaatccagTCACGAATTTATGCATTGCGCAATACAAAAAATTCAATAAAATtcaataaaaagccattgaattttaTGCTTATTTATGCATTAGAATAATGTATCTGAATTTTCAGCCTCTGTATTTGAATCTTTCAATTTGCAACAAATAATTTTCATCgttatttttcaatgttcacAAATTCAAATTCTAAAattcaaagttaaaaaatacaatatgcaAATTTCAGATGCTAAATTCAATGTATACAATTCAACCTAAATATTTTCAGCGTCCCTAAATTCAACATGCTGAATTCAGCTGAAAATTCAATGTATGGAATTCATTGTTAAAGGTCCCAAGGCATGACAATTTCACTTTGAGGTTTTCTTACATTAATATGAGTttccctagcctgcctatggtcccccagtagctagaattGGTGTTAAGGGttaaacgagcactaggtatcctgctccgtctttgaaaaatgaaagctcagacaCGCCGATTTGGCCatccaatgagacaatgagctatgaCCTTGCGAGcaccacatttgtgtgtgtgaatataccCACACAGTTACGATACAATACTTTATTTTCCCAGTAGGGCACTGAAATTCATTTTgcgttatccaaataacaaagaagtgttgtacacttctttgttatttggataactgttctgctgttggtgttatggcgcataacacgcaACATAAGGTAAGACATACCAATAAAGTTTAGACATTCGATGAATGGTGCAGAAGAAGAGTAAAGGTAAAGCTCCCTTTTGGTGgaaagactgcgtcgggttctctgacgtcttcTGGTACTTCAACAACGAGACTtatagtgggggttatcttggccatggttgaaatgcaggggtggactggccatctggcacaccgggcatcgtcccggtgggccgttgacccaatgtgggccggtccggtccgctatgtttcgtttttttctctctctctaaattccctccaattagGCCGGCCAATTGGctacagagggctagcagtgtgttgccagcatcgacacatattattgttctatgtttgtcattgtcaatcaatcatggactgacaggctcagagagccctgacagtgctgtcaatcacaacacaaaccagggtgggcgggacctcatggcatgggccggaaTCGTGGGAGTCCGCGACTCCCACGAGtaagtaattcatgtcttagactttt
It includes:
- the LOC115555723 gene encoding dimethylaniline monooxygenase [N-oxide-forming] 5, which encodes MTRRVAVIGAGCSGLACIKTCLDEGLEPVCFESSDDIGGLWRFKENPEPNRASIYHSVIINTSKEMMCYSDFPIPAEYPNYMHNSLIMEYFRKYAEHFQLTKHIRFKTTVLQVKQRTDFSHSGQWDVETENSEGKRQKHIFDAVMICIGHHCHPNMPLQDFPGIDSFKGVYFHSRDYKTPEQWRNKKVVVIGIGNSGGDIAVELSRFSKQVYLSTRRGAWILNRVGDNGWPLDLSFNRILNYAKLLLPFNVFCSLGERALNQRFNHSLYNLKPKHRLFNQHPTLNDDLPNRILSGTVQVKPNIHRFQGSSVEFDDGSVVDDIDLVVFATGYSFSFPFLASNVLPVSGNKASLYKYVFPPDLERNTLAVIGLVQPLGAIMPISEIQARWATRVFKGCSKCPSVAAMLKEVECKQETMARRYVSSPRHTIQVDFVDYMDEVADQFGVRPSILRLFLTDPRVALSVLFGPSTPYQYRLRGPGKWAGARQAILTQWDRVIQPMMTNGCNHPEPKRSVLVPLALLATALGVASYYNRNSLPSILQDPSALLDRIKRFVPAWGAGSSS